One region of Wyeomyia smithii strain HCP4-BCI-WySm-NY-G18 chromosome 3, ASM2978416v1, whole genome shotgun sequence genomic DNA includes:
- the LOC129727849 gene encoding phosphatidylinositol transfer protein alpha isoform isoform X2, with amino-acid sequence MLIKEFRVTLPLTVEEYQVAQLYSVAEVSKNETGGGEGIEVLKNEPFTNYPLLGGKYSSGQYTYKIYHLASKVPAFIRLLAPKGSLEVHEEAWNAYPYCRTVITNPGYMKENFIISIESLHVADVGDQNNAHELPSEKLKLREVVHIDIANDPVTAADYRESEDPTKFKSQKTGRGPLVGPDWKKKVEPVMTCYKLVTCEFKWFGLQSRIESFIQKSERRLFTIFHRQVFCWMDSWHGLTMEDIRELEDKTKEELDKQRHVGEVRGMRAETD; translated from the exons TCGAGTAACTCTACCACTGACGGTTGAAGAG TATCAAGTGGCACAGCTCTACTCAGTGGCCGAGGTGTCAAAAAACGAAACCGGTGGTGGCGAGGGAATAGAAGTGTTAAAGAATGAACCTTTCACCAACTATCCACTGCTGG GAGGCAAATATTCGTCCGGTCAGTACACCTACAAAATCTATCATCTGGCATCGAAAGTACCAGCATTTATCAGACTACTAGCGCCTAAAGGTTCGTTGGAGGTGCACGAGGAAGCATGGAATGCATATCCCTACTGCCGGACAGTAATAACC AATCCCGGTTATATGAAGGAAAATTTCATCATTAGTATCGAGTCACTCCATGTTGCCGATGTGGGTGATCAGAACAAT GCTCATGAGCTACCATCAGAGAAGCTGAAACTGCGCGAAGTTGTGCATATTGATATTGCTAATGACCCAGTAACCGCTGCCGACTACAGGGAAAGCGAGGACCCTACCAA attTAAATCCCAGAAAACCGGACGAGGGCCGCTGGTCGGTCCAGATTGGAAGAAAAAGGTAGAGCCGGTTATGACCTGCTATAAGCTGGTCACCTGCGAATTCAAATGGTTTGGGCTCCAGTCTAGAATAGAAAGCTTTATCCAGAAATCGGAGCGAAGACTGTTTACGATTTTCCACCG ACAAGTGTTTTGCTGGATGGACAGCTGGCACGGTCTAACAATGGAGGATATCCGTGAGTTGGAAGATAAAACCAAAGAAGAGCTGGACAAGCAGCGTCATGTTGGTGAAGTGCGCGGAATGCGTGCTGAAACAGATTAG
- the LOC129727849 gene encoding phosphatidylinositol transfer protein alpha isoform isoform X1 — translation MLIKEFRVTLPLTVEEYQVAQLYSVAEVSKNETGGGEGIEVLKNEPFTNYPLLGGKYSSGQYTYKIYHLASKVPAFIRLLAPKGSLEVHEEAWNAYPYCRTVITNPKWMKEKMMLMVETLHAEGDGEMENAHELPSEKLKLREVVHIDIANDPVTAADYRESEDPTKFKSQKTGRGPLVGPDWKKKVEPVMTCYKLVTCEFKWFGLQSRIESFIQKSERRLFTIFHRQVFCWMDSWHGLTMEDIRELEDKTKEELDKQRHVGEVRGMRAETD, via the exons TCGAGTAACTCTACCACTGACGGTTGAAGAG TATCAAGTGGCACAGCTCTACTCAGTGGCCGAGGTGTCAAAAAACGAAACCGGTGGTGGCGAGGGAATAGAAGTGTTAAAGAATGAACCTTTCACCAACTATCCACTGCTGG GAGGCAAATATTCGTCCGGTCAGTACACCTACAAAATCTATCATCTGGCATCGAAAGTACCAGCATTTATCAGACTACTAGCGCCTAAAGGTTCGTTGGAGGTGCACGAGGAAGCATGGAATGCATATCCCTACTGCCGGACAGTAATAACC AACCCGAAATGGATGAAGGAGAAAATGATGTTGATGGTGGAAACGTTACATGCCGAGGGAGATGGAGAAATGGAAAAC GCTCATGAGCTACCATCAGAGAAGCTGAAACTGCGCGAAGTTGTGCATATTGATATTGCTAATGACCCAGTAACCGCTGCCGACTACAGGGAAAGCGAGGACCCTACCAA attTAAATCCCAGAAAACCGGACGAGGGCCGCTGGTCGGTCCAGATTGGAAGAAAAAGGTAGAGCCGGTTATGACCTGCTATAAGCTGGTCACCTGCGAATTCAAATGGTTTGGGCTCCAGTCTAGAATAGAAAGCTTTATCCAGAAATCGGAGCGAAGACTGTTTACGATTTTCCACCG ACAAGTGTTTTGCTGGATGGACAGCTGGCACGGTCTAACAATGGAGGATATCCGTGAGTTGGAAGATAAAACCAAAGAAGAGCTGGACAAGCAGCGTCATGTTGGTGAAGTGCGCGGAATGCGTGCTGAAACAGATTAG
- the LOC129727851 gene encoding cryptochrome-1 isoform X2 codes for MTVNHILWFRHGLRLHDNPALLEALRSDCGDVTEPVRIFPIFIFDGESAGTKLVGYNRMKFLLKSLADLDRQLREIGGQLFMFRGNAVNVMRRLFEELSIRKLCFEQDCEPIWKDRDEKILNLCNTMDVRCIEKVSHTLWDPEQIIKVNGGIPPLTYQMFLHTVNIIGKPPRPVSAPSFEFSEFGKIPAILATELKLFAANPSPEDFGIYYEGNPEILHQRWLGGETKALESLSRRLNQEEEAFRDGYYLPNQAKPEFVGPATSLSAALRFGCLSVRMFYWCVHDLFEKVQANSTYKYPGGHHITGQLIWREYFYTMSMNNPKYAEMEANPICLNIPWYEPKDDSLQRWKEGRTGYPMIDAAMRQLLAEGWLHHILRNITATFLTRGALWISWEAGFEYFLKHLLDADWSVCAGNWMWVSSSAFEKLLDSSSCTSPVVLARRLDPKGEYVKRYLPELKKFPTIYVHEPWKAPLEVQQECDCLIGTDYPSPMIDLAEAGKRNANTMKSIRQKLMERGSTPPHCRPSNMDEIRNFFWLPEDVAADC; via the exons ATGACAGTGAATCATATTCTCTGGTTTCGGCATGGGCTCAGATTACATGATAATCCAGCTTTGCTTGAAGCCCTGCGCTCTGATTGTGGTGATGTGACCGAACCGGTTCGGATATTCCCGATTTTCATTTTCGATGGCGAAAGTGCAG GCACGAAACTTGTCGGGTATAACCGcatgaaatttttattgaagtCTTTGGCCGATTTGGATCGCCAGTTGCGAGAAATTGGAGGTCAGTTGTTCATGTTCCGAGGTAATGCTGTGAACGTGATGCGACGGTTGTTTGAAGAGCTGAGCATTCGAAAGCTCTGCTTTGAACAGGACTGCGAGCCTATCTGGAAAGATAGAGATGAAAAAATCTTGAACCTTTGCAATACGATGGACGTTCGATGCATAGAGAAAGTATCCCATACACTTTGGGATCCAGAGCAAATCATCAAAGTTAACGGTGGCATTCCACCGCTTACGTATCAAATGTTCTTG CATACGGTTAATATAATTGGTAAACCACCTCGGCCTGTCTCGGCTCCTAGTTTTGAGTTTTCCGAATTTGGCAAGATACCGGCAATTTTGGCTACCGAGCTCAAGTTATTTGCCGCGAACCCTAGTCCAGAAGACTTTGGTATTTACTATGAGGGGAATCCGGAAATCTTGCATCAAAGATGGTTGGGCGGTGAAACCAAAGCTCTCGAGTCTCTCAGTCGCCGATTAAACCAGGAGGAAGAAGCGTTCCGCGATGGATACTATTTACCTAACCAGGCTAAACCAGAGTTTGTGGGGCCAGCAACCTCACTGAGTGCAGCATTACGCTTCGGGTGCTTATCAGTACGAATGTTTTACTGGTGCGTACATGACCTGTTCGAAAAGGTGCAGGCCAACAGCACGTACAAATATCCTGGAGGGCATCATATAACCGGACAACTAATCTGGCGTGAGTACTTCTACACCATGTCGATGAATAACCCAAAATATGCCGAAATGGAGGCGAATCCAATTTGTCTCAATATTCCATGGTATGAGCCGAAAGACGATTCATTGCAACGCTGGAAGGAAGGTCGAACTGGATATCCGATGATTGATGCCGCCATGCGACAGCTATTAGCCGAAGGTTGGCTGCATCACATATTGAGAAATATAACAGCAAC GTTTCTAACACGTGGGGCATTGTGGATTAGCTGGGAAGCTGGATTTGAATACTTCCTGAAACACCTACTAGATGCCGACTGGTCCGTATGTGCTGGTAACTGGATGTGGGTTTCCTCATCAGCTTTTGAGAAACTGCTCGACTCATCTTCGTGCACCTCCCCTGTAGTGTTGGCCCGCCGGTTGGATCCAAAAGGCGAGTATGTAAAGCGCTACCTGCCAGAGCTCAAGAAATTTCCCACTATTTACGT tCATGAACCATGGAAAGCTCCTTTAGAAGTACAACAAGAATGTGACTGCCTTATTGGCACAGATTACCCATCGCCAATGATCGATCTAGCAGAAGCTGGCAAACGTAATGCCAACACCATGAAATCTATTCGTCAAAAGTTAATGGAGCGTGGATCAACACCTCCTCACTGTCGTCCATCAAATATGGATGAAATACGAAATTTTTTCTGGTTACCAGAGGATGTAGCCGCGGACTGCTAA
- the LOC129727851 gene encoding cryptochrome-1 isoform X1: protein MTVNHILWFRHGLRLHDNPALLEALRSDCGDVTEPVRIFPIFIFDGESAGTKLVGYNRMKFLLKSLADLDRQLREIGGQLFMFRGNAVNVMRRLFEELSIRKLCFEQDCEPIWKDRDEKILNLCNTMDVRCIEKVSHTLWDPEQIIKVNGGIPPLTYQMFLHTVNIIGKPPRPVSAPSFEFSEFGKIPAILATELKLFAANPSPEDFGIYYEGNPEILHQRWLGGETKALESLSRRLNQEEEAFRDGYYLPNQAKPEFVGPATSLSAALRFGCLSVRMFYWCVHDLFEKVQANSTYKYPGGHHITGQLIWREYFYTMSMNNPKYAEMEANPICLNIPWYEPKDDSLQRWKEGRTGYPMIDAAMRQLLAEGWLHHILRNITATQVFLEFLTRGALWISWEAGFEYFLKHLLDADWSVCAGNWMWVSSSAFEKLLDSSSCTSPVVLARRLDPKGEYVKRYLPELKKFPTIYVHEPWKAPLEVQQECDCLIGTDYPSPMIDLAEAGKRNANTMKSIRQKLMERGSTPPHCRPSNMDEIRNFFWLPEDVAADC from the exons ATGACAGTGAATCATATTCTCTGGTTTCGGCATGGGCTCAGATTACATGATAATCCAGCTTTGCTTGAAGCCCTGCGCTCTGATTGTGGTGATGTGACCGAACCGGTTCGGATATTCCCGATTTTCATTTTCGATGGCGAAAGTGCAG GCACGAAACTTGTCGGGTATAACCGcatgaaatttttattgaagtCTTTGGCCGATTTGGATCGCCAGTTGCGAGAAATTGGAGGTCAGTTGTTCATGTTCCGAGGTAATGCTGTGAACGTGATGCGACGGTTGTTTGAAGAGCTGAGCATTCGAAAGCTCTGCTTTGAACAGGACTGCGAGCCTATCTGGAAAGATAGAGATGAAAAAATCTTGAACCTTTGCAATACGATGGACGTTCGATGCATAGAGAAAGTATCCCATACACTTTGGGATCCAGAGCAAATCATCAAAGTTAACGGTGGCATTCCACCGCTTACGTATCAAATGTTCTTG CATACGGTTAATATAATTGGTAAACCACCTCGGCCTGTCTCGGCTCCTAGTTTTGAGTTTTCCGAATTTGGCAAGATACCGGCAATTTTGGCTACCGAGCTCAAGTTATTTGCCGCGAACCCTAGTCCAGAAGACTTTGGTATTTACTATGAGGGGAATCCGGAAATCTTGCATCAAAGATGGTTGGGCGGTGAAACCAAAGCTCTCGAGTCTCTCAGTCGCCGATTAAACCAGGAGGAAGAAGCGTTCCGCGATGGATACTATTTACCTAACCAGGCTAAACCAGAGTTTGTGGGGCCAGCAACCTCACTGAGTGCAGCATTACGCTTCGGGTGCTTATCAGTACGAATGTTTTACTGGTGCGTACATGACCTGTTCGAAAAGGTGCAGGCCAACAGCACGTACAAATATCCTGGAGGGCATCATATAACCGGACAACTAATCTGGCGTGAGTACTTCTACACCATGTCGATGAATAACCCAAAATATGCCGAAATGGAGGCGAATCCAATTTGTCTCAATATTCCATGGTATGAGCCGAAAGACGATTCATTGCAACGCTGGAAGGAAGGTCGAACTGGATATCCGATGATTGATGCCGCCATGCGACAGCTATTAGCCGAAGGTTGGCTGCATCACATATTGAGAAATATAACAGCAACGCAAGTATTTTTGGA GTTTCTAACACGTGGGGCATTGTGGATTAGCTGGGAAGCTGGATTTGAATACTTCCTGAAACACCTACTAGATGCCGACTGGTCCGTATGTGCTGGTAACTGGATGTGGGTTTCCTCATCAGCTTTTGAGAAACTGCTCGACTCATCTTCGTGCACCTCCCCTGTAGTGTTGGCCCGCCGGTTGGATCCAAAAGGCGAGTATGTAAAGCGCTACCTGCCAGAGCTCAAGAAATTTCCCACTATTTACGT tCATGAACCATGGAAAGCTCCTTTAGAAGTACAACAAGAATGTGACTGCCTTATTGGCACAGATTACCCATCGCCAATGATCGATCTAGCAGAAGCTGGCAAACGTAATGCCAACACCATGAAATCTATTCGTCAAAAGTTAATGGAGCGTGGATCAACACCTCCTCACTGTCGTCCATCAAATATGGATGAAATACGAAATTTTTTCTGGTTACCAGAGGATGTAGCCGCGGACTGCTAA